In the Larimichthys crocea isolate SSNF chromosome XXI, L_crocea_2.0, whole genome shotgun sequence genome, one interval contains:
- the tspan3a gene encoding tetraspanin-3: MGHCGITSSKTVLVFLNLIFWAAAGILCYVGAYVFITYDDYDHFFEDVYTLVPAVTIIAVGALLFIIGLIGCCATVRESYCGLTTFVVILLLVFMTEVAVVVLGYVYRAKVEDEVNSSIRKVYNEYNGTNSNAQSRAIDYVQRQLQCCGIHNYSDWQYTPWYEESKTKSVPVSCCKKNDLTCTGSLAHPEDLYQEGCEALVVKKLKEIMMYVIWTALTFAAIQMLGMLCACVVLCRRSRDPAYELLITGGTRA; this comes from the exons ATGGGACATTGCGGCATCACGTCGTCAAAGACGGTCCTGGTCTTTCTGAACTTGATATTTTGG GCCGCTGCAGGCATCCTGTGCTATGTTGGTGCCTATGTCTTCATCACATACGACGACTACGATCACTTCTTTGAAGATGTGTACACTCTTGTACCAGCGGTGACCATTATTGCAGTTGGAGCTCTCCTTTTCATTATTGGGCTCATTGGATGCTGTGCTACAGTCAGAGAGAGCTACTGTGGACTTACAACG TTTGTCGTCATTCTGCTGCTGGTTTTCATGACAGAAGTAGCAGTGGTGGTTCTCGGATATGTTTACAGAGCAAAG GTTGAAGATGAAGTTAATAGTTCCATCAGGAAAGTGTATAATGAGTACAATGGCACCAACAGTAATGCCCAGAGCCGTGCCATCGACTACGTtcagagacag cTTCAGTGTTGTGGGATCCACAACTACTCAGACTGGCAGTATACACCCTGGTATGAAGAATCTAAAACAAAGAGCGTACCCGTCAGCTGTTGCAAAAAGAATGATCTAACCTGCACTGGGTCCCTCGCTCATCCTGAGGATCTCTACCAAGAA gGTTGCGAAGCACTGGTTGTGAAGAAGTTGAAGGAGATCATGATGTACGTCATCTGGACTGCACTAACATTTGCTGCCATCCAG ATGCTGGGgatgttgtgtgcatgtgtcgtGCTATGCCGCAGAAGCAGAGATCCTGCCTATGAGCTTCTTATTACAGGGGGCACCCGCGCATAA
- the ch25hl1.2 gene encoding cholesterol 25-hydroxylase-like protein 1, member 2, with product MDLVDTNVYFWIRCLRNDSLLQPLWDSLRHNYRDYLRSPLFPVVLTVSSYFFLCLPFLVCDIMGERWPLVQQFKIQPSRRPTASTLLHCVGVTLYNHVFLVLPASVAQWAWRPPVDLPDRAPSLLELIAGVICNLLLFDFQYFIWHLLHHRIRWLYVTFHAIHHNYSSPFALATQCLGGWELVTVGFWTTLNPVILRCHLLTTWTFMVVHVYVSIEDHCGYDFPWSTSRLIPFGIYGGPSKHDVHHQKPNTNFAPHFSHWDKIFGTHADFSFCTAMK from the coding sequence ATGGATCTTGTAGATACCAACGTATATTTTTGGATAAGATGCCTAAGAAACGACTCTTTGCTGCAGCCTCTGTGGGACAGCCTGAGGCACAACTATAGAGACTATTTAAGATCTCCACTCTTCCCCGTTGTTCTGACCGTGTCCTCCTACTTTTTCTTGTGCCTTCCTTTTCTTGTTTGCGACATCATGGGAGAAAGGTGGCCACTGGTACAGCAATTCAAGATCCAACCCAGCCGTCGTCCCACAGCCTCTACACTGCTGCACTGTGTAGGTGTCACCTTGTACAACCATGTGTTTCTCGTGCTCCCAGCCTCAGTGGCCCAGTGGGCATGGAGGCCACCTGTGGACCTGCCAGACCGGGCTCCGTCCCTACTCGAGCTGATTGCCGGGGTGATATgcaacctcctcctctttgatTTCCAGTACTTCATCTGGCACCTGCTCCATCACAGAATCCGCTGGCTGTATGTGACTTTCCATGCCATTCATCATAATTACTCATCTCCCTTTGCTTTAGCCACTCAGTGTCTTGGTGGCTGGGAGCTGGTCACTGTAGGCTTTTGGACCACTCTGAATCCTGTGATCCTGAGATGTCACCTACTCACCACATGGACATTCATGGTGGTGCATGTCTACGTTTCTATAGAGGATCACTGCGGCTATGATTTCCCCTGGTCCACATCTCGTCTGATACCCTTTGGCATCTACGGAGGGCCCAGCAAACACGATGTGCACCATCAGAAACCCAACACCAATTTTGCACCGCATTTCAGCCACTGGGATAAAATATTTGGCACGCATGCCGATTTCAGCTTCTGTACTGCTATGAAATAG
- the si:dkey-24l11.2 gene encoding uncharacterized protein si:dkey-24l11.2, whose translation MLEDGEEQKTSESEPGIQTHQLCRFFSQGRHCNFGKKCRFLHVRDDAAAAHEKKTTRTPSQSEVPGGNVGHRPPPTSSSRLAPAPGRRPCRYFVSGHCTMEDRCRFWHPPQLLPVDDQPIPGNHTRPMQKMPPVPRPSILQEVKLCDLTEDVAKQLRDTEIRQLKKRFPKGQLIVQERSDGKVTYYRATVGSTDPDWPFDLKDIAIMVSFPDSYPQEIFTLDIPLDQDLPPVMARHVQEESLAWLQAKHATNQLLGKVELLFRPFLRWLDRSLERLFTEGARQLKKDIDLEKAGLQFISYQELQATVCEKSADDHSSSTDAAASDANEDVRDEGKLEKTESERTMEGRKLMQQDSPDCNEGQQQQQEEVEEANHLVENIKINDPRRGTEIKLLGLRLGENTATVVAQQITVCLQCNRCKVTADLTLNGRTPCTAQCEKCNASISAAFRPCMLHHYSDVLGYLDLHNATPADLVLKECDLTVGCLSCSQDGPVQNFSYGQTKEFNCEHCHSKLSILAESTRFQYIQPRTNKTGPSANAVHYKTIKDPAVQKGKPLPEKGTCKHYKQSHRWLRFPCCGRAYPCDVCHDEDQDHPMELATRMICGYCAKEQPYGNGKPCNSCGNMMTRGARTSHWEGGLGCRNKIKMNRNDRQKYVNTNKTVSRKAASEKK comes from the exons ATGCTGGAGGACGGTGAGGAACAGAAGACGAGCGAATCAGAGCCTGGGATTCAGACACATCAGCTGTGTCGCTTCTTCTCTCAAGGCAGACACTGCAACTTTGGGAAGAAATGCAGATTCCTACACGTACgagatgatgctgctgcagctcatgaGAAGAAAACCACCAGGACacccagccaatcagaggtacCTGGAGGAAATGTGGGTCACAGGCCTCCTCCCACTAGCAGCTCCAGGTTAGCCCCGGCACCTGGCCGCCGGCCCTGTCGCTACTTTGTCTCAGGCCACTGCACCATGGAAGACAGATGTCGCTTCTGGCATCCGCCACAGTTACTCCCGGTAGATGACCAGCCTATTCCTGGCAATCACACAAGACCTATGCAAAAGATGCCACCAGTACCTCGTCCTAGCATCCTCCAGGAGGTGAAGCTGTGTGACCTGACAGAGGATGTCGCCAAGCAGCTACGAGACACTGAGATCAGGCAGCTGAAGAAGCGTTTTCCCAAAGGCCAGTTGATCGTTCAGGAACGAAGTGATGGCAAAGTTACTTATTACAGGGCGACTGTAGGGTCCACCGATCCAGACTGG CCTTTTGATCTGAAAGACATTGCCATCATGGTGAGCTTCCCAGACAGTTACCCCCAGGAG ATTTTCACATTGGATATACCATTGGACCAGGATCTGCCACCAGTAATGGCAAG ACACGTACAAGAAGAATCACTGGCGTGGCTTCAAGCCAAACATGCAACTAATCAGCTCCTGGGAAAGGTAGAGCTGCTCTTCCGGCCTTTTCTTCGCTGGCTAGATCGTAGTTTGGAAAGACTGTTCACTGAAGGAGCCAGACAG ttGAAAAAAGACATTGACTTGGAAAAGGCTGGATTGCAGTTCATATCATACCAGGAGCTCCAGGCAACAGTGTGTGAAAAATCTGCCGACGACCATTCATCTtccactgatgctgctgcttcagatGCAAATGAGGATGTCAGGGATGAAGGAAAACTGGAAAAGACTGAAAGTGAGAGGACAATGGAGGGAAGGAAGTTAATGCAGCAGGATAGTCCAGATTGTAATgaagggcagcagcagcaacaggaagaggtggaggaagccAATCATCTGGTGGAGAACATAAAGATCAATGATCCCCGCAGAGGCACAGAGATAAAGCTGCTGGGACTGAGGCTGGGTGAGAACACAGCTACCGTAGTGGCACAACAAATCACAGTTTGTCTTCAGTGTAacag GTGTAAGGTAACAGCAGACCTAACACTGAATGGAAGGACACCCTGCACAGCTCAGTGTGAAAAGTGCAATGCAAGCATCAGTGCTGCATTCAGGCCCTGCATGCTGCACCATTACAGTGATGTCCTGGGATACCTGGACCTTCATAATGCTACACCTGCTGACCTTGTGCTTAAGGAGTGTGACCTCACTGTAGGGTGCCTCAGCTGCTCCCAGGATGGCCCTGTGCAG AACTTTTCCTATGGTCAAACAAAGGAGTTTAATTGTGAACACTGCCACAGCAAACTCAGTATTCTGGCAGAGAGCACAAGATTCCAGTATATTCAGCCACGCACCAACAAAACAG GTCCAAGTGCCAATGCCGTTCATTATAAGACGATAAAAGATCCCGCTGTGCAAAAGGGGAAACCACTGCCAGAAAAAGGAACATGCAAGCATTACAAACAGAGCCATCGTTGGCTTAG GTTTCCCTGCTGTGGTCGGGCTTACCCCTGTGATGTTTGCCACGATGAGGACCAGGACCACCCCATGGAACTGGCCACCCGGATGATCTGTGGCTACTGTGCCAAAGAACAG CCATATGGCAATGGAAAACCCTGCAACAGTTGTGGAAACATGATGACAAGAGGTGCACGCACCAGCCACTGGGAGGGAGGACTGGGatgcagaaacaaaataaaaatgaacag aaATGATCGACAAAAATATGTCAACACCAATAAGACGGTTTCAAGGAAAGCAGCTAGTGAAAAAAAGTAG
- the ch25hl1.1 gene encoding cholesterol 25-hydroxylase-like protein 1, member 1 — translation MMNITELTLQLQPSRASDRLLQPFWDYLLIHHLPLISSPFFPVLLAFSSFFFFSIPFAALDLLAERVPLFYKYKIQPDRRPTVEMMVTNFIIALSNHIFFVVPVVIISTFILPIPTVPKDAPTLYELFTGGLAVLLLFDTQYYIWHFIHHKHPQLYRCIHAIHHEYMAPFSLSTERLSIPELITVGFWSNQDPIILKCHPLTMWCTTIFSIWLSVEDHIGYDLPWSLSHLVPFGLLGGAAAHDMHHQKPSSNYAPLFSHWDRIFGTSVPLKRKN, via the coding sequence ATGATGAACATCACTGAGCTGACTCTGCAGCTCCAGCCCTCCAGGGCCTCGGACCGTCTGCTGCAACCATTCTGGGATTATTTGCTGATTCACCACCTgcctctcatctcatctccttttttccctgtgCTACTCGCCTTTTccagctttttcttcttcagcatACCCTTTGCTGCATTGGACCTCTTGGCAGAAAGAGTGCCGTTATTCTATAAGTACAAGATCCAACCAGACAGGCGGCCAACTGTGGAAATGATGGTTACAAACTTCATTATAGCGCTGTCTAACCACATATTCTTTGTTGTGCCAGTTGTAATAATCAGCACGTTCATCCTGCCTATACCAACAGTGCCAAAGGATGCTCCAACTTTGTATGAGCTTTTCACTGGCGGACTGGCTGTACTTCTCCTTTTTGACACTCAGTACTATATTTGGCATTTCATACATCACAAGCATCCACAGCTTTACCGATGCATCCATGCAATCCATCATGAATACATGGCACCTTTCTCTTTGTCGACTGAGCGTCTCAGCATCCCAGAGTTGATCACTGTTGGTTTCTGGAGCAACCAGGACCCGATTATTTTGAAGTGCCACCCACTGACCATGTGGTGCACCACAATCTTCAGTATCTGGTTGTCTGTGGAGGACCACATAGGATATGACCTGCCGTGGAGTCTCAGCCACCTGGTGCCTTTTGGTCTGCTGGGCGGTGCAGCGGCTCATGACATGCACCACCAGAAACCAAGCAGCAATTACGCACCTTTATTCAGCCACTGGGACAGAATCTTTGGCACCTCTGTTCCTCTgaagagaaaaaactaa